In Deinococcus irradiatisoli, the genomic stretch GCGCGCTGGTGGGCACCGTCTGCAAGCTGCCGCGCGGCGTAAAGCAGATGCTCCAGCCCGGCGCGGCGCTCAGCTGCACGCCGTCCGGCAGGGCCGGCGCGGCCAGCGCGCTCCAGCCGCTGCCCGAGGTGCAGGCGTCGTTTCTGGCGTAGTTCAGAGCGCCGCCGCTGAGCACGATGCGCCGGGCGCTGGAGGTCGCCATCGCCTGCGCCCGGGTTTCCACGAAACTGGCCTTGAGAATTGCCGCCGCGCTGCCAGCATCGTTGTGCAGGCCCTGCACGCTGAAAATACCGATGGTCAGCAGCACGCCGAGAATCGCCAGCACCACCAGCATTTCGATCAGGGTAAAGCCTTGCCCGGTCAGCGGCCCTCTCGACATACGCTCCCTTTTGCTCCTGCTTCAGCATAAGGGAGAAGCAAAGCGGCGACCATCCTCCCCACAGCGGGGGCAGTCGGGCGCCCTCGGCACGCGCCGGTATAATCGCTCTATGACCGATTCCAACGCGCCGCTCGACGTGCTGGCCCTCTATAAAGAGGCCGGAGCGCTGCACGAGGGCCGCTTTCTGCTGGCCTCCGGGCGGCACTCGCCGTACTTCCTGCAATCGACCACCCTGCTGCAGTACCCGCAGCACACCGCCCGGCTGGGTGCGGCGCTGGCCGACAAACTGCGGGCGGCGAACCTGACGCCCGACTTCGTGATCGGCCCGGCGATGGGCGGGGTGGTGCTGGCCTACGAGGTCGCGCGTCAGCTCGGCACGCGGGCGCTGTTCGCCGAGAAAGACGGGCAGGGCGGCATGCTGATCCGGCAGGCCTTCAGCGTCACGCCGCAGCAGACCTTCGTGGCGGTCGAGGACGTGCTGACCACCGGCGGCAGCGTGCTCAAGGCGGTGCGGGCGGCCGAGGCCTACGGCGCGCGCTGCCTGGGGGTGGCCTGCATCGTGGACCGGCGGCAGGTGACCGGCCCGCTCGGCGGCTACCCGCTCACCTCGCTGCTGGAGCTGTATTTCGAAACCTACCTGCCCTCGGAAGTGCCGGACTGGCTGGCCGAGCGTGAACTGCAGGAGATCTGAGCGGCTCCACCTTTGGTCGGACGCCTGCCGGCCAGGGCAGCGCCTAAGCTGAGCAGATGATGTCGAGCTCTTCCCCACCGGTCCGGGCCCAGCGCTCCGGGGGGTACTTCTCCGAACTGGTCGAAGCGGCCACCTACCGCCACCTGCTGTACTTTCTGGTGGCGGCGCTGCTCAGCGTGGTGAGCGTCAGCGCGCTGGGGCTGGCGCTGCTGGGCGCGGCGCTCTCGCCGCTGCTGCTGGGGGTACCGCTGCTGCTGCTGGGCGGCTGGCTGCTCGGCGCGCTGGCGCGGCTCGACCGCTCGCTGGGCAGCGCCCTGCTGGACGTCAACCTCAGCCGCCCCACCCCGCTGCGTCCGCCGGGCTGGTGGGCCTGGTTGCGCTGCCGCCTGACCGAGACGAACACCTACAAGGTCTTGCTCTACAGCGTGCTCAAGCCGCCGTACATCGCCCTGAGCAGCGTATGGCTGGGCGTGACGCTGGGCGGCGGCCTGCTGCTGGCCGGGCTGCCGGCCCTGCTGTACGCCGCGCCGCAGCTCAATTTGCCGGTGGCCCT encodes the following:
- a CDS encoding pilus assembly FimT family protein, which produces MSRGPLTGQGFTLIEMLVVLAILGVLLTIGIFSVQGLHNDAGSAAAILKASFVETRAQAMATSSARRIVLSGGALNYARNDACTSGSGWSALAAPALPDGVQLSAAPGWSICFTPRGSLQTVPTSALGIVDRRQRTAAVQVYLTGSVVSQ
- the pyrE gene encoding orotate phosphoribosyltransferase, whose protein sequence is MTDSNAPLDVLALYKEAGALHEGRFLLASGRHSPYFLQSTTLLQYPQHTARLGAALADKLRAANLTPDFVIGPAMGGVVLAYEVARQLGTRALFAEKDGQGGMLIRQAFSVTPQQTFVAVEDVLTTGGSVLKAVRAAEAYGARCLGVACIVDRRQVTGPLGGYPLTSLLELYFETYLPSEVPDWLAERELQEI